The genomic window GGGTGCTCGAGGGTCCGCACGGTCACCACGCACGCGACATCCCCCCGCAGCGCCGTCGTGAAGGCGGGCTCTCCGACCCGGAGGTTGCCCATGTCGCAGATGACGAACAGGTCGCAGTCGAACAGCTCCGGGTGCGCCTCGACGAAGGCCTCGAGGTTGCTCTCGGTCTCCTCCATGCCCTCGAGGATGAGCTTGACGGTGCAGGGCGGCGTCCCGTCGAAGATCCGCAGCGTGCCCAGGTGGGCGACGAGCCCGGCCTTGTCGTCCGACGCGCCGCGACCGTAGATGCGGCTGTCGTCCTTGGTCGTCGCGGTCCACGGATCGCTCGTCCAGCCCTGCTCGGCCGGGGCGGGCTGCACGTCGTAGTGGGCGTACAGCATCACCGTGGGCGAGCCCTCCGGTCCCCTGATCTCCCCGTAGATGGGCGGATATCCCGTCGGCACGTCCATGAGGCGGGCGTCGGTGAAGCCCGCCTCACGGAACAGCCGCAGCGTCACGTCCGCCATCCGCCGAACCGGTTCCTCGGGATAGCCGGGGAAGGCGACCGAGGGGATGGCGACGAGCCGCTCCAGGTCGGCGACCAGTCCTGGCATGAGCTCGGCGGCCTTGGCGGCGAGGTCGCCGGACTGCGACTTCGCGTCGGTGTCGTGATTCATCTCAGCTCCGATTCAGGGTTGGGCTGGCAGTGGACGGTGCTCCGCACCGGAGCGCCTCCGATCAGCGGAAGAGGAGGGCCCCGATCAGCGCCCCGACGACGATGGTGACGACGGAGAGCACGAGCATCGGGACGAAGAAGCTGTGGTCGAACAGCTTCGTGCCGAGCTTCGTGCTGCCGGACAGGTCGAAGTTCGCGGCGGCGATCTGGGTGCCGTTCGCCGGCAGGGTGTAGACACCGCCCAGGGCGCCGGCCCACATGCCGGTCACGACGCCCGGTGCCAGGCCGGCCGCGAGGCCGATCGGGACGATCGTCCGCGTCGCGGTGGACTGGCTGGTCGTGAGCGCCGCCACCAGGAACACGGCGACCGCGAAGAGGAACACGTAATTGTTGACCCAGCTGCCGATCGTGTCGACGATGACCTCCTCGTGCGCCGCGATGAACGTCGCGGTGAGCCACGCGATCCCGAAGAGCGCAATGGCCGAGATCATGCCGGCCTTGAAGACGGACATGTCCGGAACGATCTTCACGTCGGGTCGGCCGATGAAGAGGATCAGCACGCCGACGACGAACATCACCATGACGATCGTCGTGGTCATGTCGATCGGCACGGGGTCGCCGCCCTCGACCGGGAACGATGGGCGCAGGCCGGGGAAGAGCCCGAGCAGGACGATGGCCACGACTCCGGCGAAGAAGGTCAGCGCGGAGTTGCGACCCCGCTTCGTGTAGGTCAGCACCGGCGGAGCGGTGGCCGTCCCGCCCGCATTCGTCGCGGATCCTGCGGTCGTGTCCGACCCGTCGTTCGCCTCGACCGCGCCGGCCTCGCCGGTCGAGGCGGCGTCGACCGTCGTGGTCGTCTGTTCGGCGACGCGCCAATCCGCGAGCTCTCCCGCGGCGATCTTCGCCTGGACCACTGGGTCGTCCTCCAGGTTCTTCCCCAGCCGGTTGACGACCAGGGCGGTGACCACGATGCCGATGACGCACGCGGGGATGGTGATCGCGAGGATCTGGGTGAGGCCGAGGTTGTACGGCTCGGTGTCGGTGAGGGTCACCATGGCGGCCATGGCCGCCGACACCGGCGAGGCTGCCAGGGCGCTGCCCGACTGCACGACGGTGAGCGACAGTGGCCTCGAGGGTCGGATGCCGTTCTTGTAGGAGACGTCGTAGATGACCGGGAGCAACGGGTAGATGATGTTGCTCGTCCCCGCACCGACCGAGAACGCGAATGCGGTCAGCGGGGCGATGAGGGTGATCTGCTTCGGATGCCGCTGGATGACCCTGGCCGCGACCGCGACCATCCAGTCGATGCCGCCTGCGGCCTGCATCAACGCGGCCGCCGTGACGACCGCGAGGATGATCGCCATGGCCGCCGCAGGCGGTGAACCCGGAGCCTCCTGGAAGACGAAGACGAGCACGAACGTGCCCAACCCGCCCCAGAGACCGACCCCCACGCCACCGGCCCTCGTGCCCATGATGATTGCGCCGACCACCACGAGGGCCTCGAGCACGAACACCAGTACGTCCATTTCCTTCTCCTGCCTCGGTTCTCAGCTCACTGCGGGCATTGCGTCTCGGCGAGGCCCTGCACGATCGACCAGGCGTCGCGGACACGCTGCACCGAGTCCTCGATCAGGGGTGCGGCGGTCTCCCTCGCGTCGGCTCCGGCGTCGACCGCGGCCTGCCGCACGGCGTCGACCTCGTCCCGCAACCGCGTCAGGGCGTCGTCGAGTCGCCCCTCGGCCACGGCCTGGAACTGGTCGAGTTCCTGGCTCACCTCGTCCGCCGCGGCGCGGAGGTCGTCCACCTTCGTCGTCGCGGGGTCCTTCTCGCGGAGGTCGTCGACCGCGGCGACGAGGTCGTCGTACTGCGCGCAGAGGTCCTGGGTGGCAAGGTTCGCGCATCCGCTCAGCAGCTGCGTTGAGAGCAGCGCCAGCCCGGCGACCGCCGCGGCGCGACCTGCGAACGCGTGCCTCATGCTCGACCTCGACATCGCCCGCTCCTTCGACCCGATGGGACTCATGTTCGGCGCGGCCGAATCCCACGCAGAAGGGCCTTACGTCCCGGAGCGGTCGAGCCTTCGTCCCATCCGTGGTGGGATGTGGAAGCACGGTCCCGCGCTCTATTGCGACGATCGGGTTGAGACGCATGATTCTTGCGTACAACCGCCGGAAAGCGGCGTCGACTTGCGCAACGCTTCCATCGTGCGCACACTTGTGCAGGCTCCGAATCGACCCGAGGGAACAGAGGAACACCGTGACCACCGCCGACGCGTCCGCCGCGCGCCCCGCCCGCATGCACGAGGTCTCCGACGAGACCACTGAGCTCGTCGATCTCGTGCTCGACTACTCGCGCCGCCGCATCCTCGCGACCGACACGCCGCTCGACAAGCCCATCCCCGAGTTCGAGCTCGACCGCCTCGCCGGGCGCAGCATCGACGAGCACGGCATCGGCGCCGAGCGGGCGCTCGCCAAGTTCGAGCACGTGCTCGCGCCGTCGTGCATCACGACCGACCACCCGCAGTACCTCTCGTTCATCCCGACCGCGCCGACCAAGGCCGCGATCGCGTTCGACCTCGTCGTCTCGGCCAGCGCCCTGTACGGCGGCTCGTGGCTCGAGGGGGCGGGCGCCGTCTACGCCGAGAACGAGGTGCTGGCCTGGCTCGCGAAGGAGTTCGGCCTCCCGGCCACCGCCGGCGGCGTCTTCGTGCAGGGCGGCACCCTCGGCAACCTCTCGGCGCTCGTCGCCGCGCGCGAGCACGCGCGGCTCGAGGTGACCCTCGCCGGCGGCGAGATGCCGACCCGATGGAAGGTCGTCTGCAGCGGCGAGGCGCACTCGTCGATCGCGTCGGCGGCGCGCGTCATGGACGTCGACGTGGTCGCGGTCGCGGCGGGCGACGACGGGATGCTCCGTGGCGACGCCGTGCGCGCCGCGCTCGAGGAGCACGGGGCATCCGTCTTCGCCGTCGTCGCCACCGCGGGCTCGACGAACTTCGGCATCGTCGACGACCTCGCCTCGATCGCGGCCCTGAAGGACGAGTTCGAGTTCTGGCTGCACGTCGACGGCGCCTACGGCCTCGCCGGCATGCTCTCGCCCCTCGCGCGCGACCGCTTCGCGGGCGTCGAGCGCGCGGACTCGGTGATCGTCGACCCGCACAAGTGGCTGTTCGCGCCGTTCGACGCCTGCGCGCTGATCTACCGCGACCCCGAGGCGGGGCGCCGCGCGCACACCCAGCACGCCGAGTACCTCGACACGCTCACCGAGACCAGCGAGTGGAGCCCGTCGGACTATGCCGCGCACCTCACCCGCCGGGCCCGCGGGCTTCCGCTGTGGTTCTCGCTCGCCACGCACGGCGCGGCCACCTACCGTGAGGCCGTCACCGCCTCGATCCGGCTCGCGCACGACATCGCGCGCGAGATCGAGCGCCGCGACGGGTTCCGCCTCGTGCGTGCGCCCCAGCTGTCGGTCGTCGTGTTCGAGCGCGACGGCTGGACGAAGGCCGACTACGACGCCTGGTCGGCCCGGCTGCTCGACGAGCAGCACGCGTTCGTCACGCCGAGCTCGCACGCCGGCCGCCCGAACACGCGCTTCGCGATCGTGAACCCGGCGACGACGTTCGAGCAGCTGGTCGCGATCCTCGACACCATGGCCTGAGCCGCGCCGCGTGCCGCGTCGGGTCCGTCAGGCCGATTCGCGGAACACGTCCCACGACGCCATGCACGCCCGCGCGATCCGGTCCACGTGGTCGGGGTCGGGCTCGACCCATCCCGTGCCGGGTCGGGCGAGCACGGCCGCGTTCCGTTCGCCGAGCAGGAACTCACGCAGGAACTCGGCCTGCACGGCCGAGAGCGTGACGCCGGCGGCATCCGCGTCGCCCGCGAGCTCGCGGAACCGGGCACCCGAGGCGATGATCTCCTGGCTGCCGAGGTACGGCTGGTTCAGCTGCACGTCGTCGGCCGACCCGGCGGCGAACCCGAGGCGATGGGCGGCGGCGAGCTCGCGGACGAGGTCGGGGCGCATCGTCACGGGATCGGGCGGGTCGACGTCGCGCGGCTCGCCGTCGTGGTCGCCGCGGTTCGACAGCGCCACGATCGCGGGCAGGCGGTCCTTCGGGTCGCGCTCGACGCGCACCGCTCCGTCGCGCGTGGTCGTGTGGTTCATGGTGTCGTGGAACGAGAGCGTCGTGAACCGGCGCGGCCGGCCGTCGGCGCGGGAGGCCGCGAACTTGGCGGCGACGAAGCGCTCGCGCAGCTCGTCGCGCGTGCGCTCGTACACGCCGAGGCCGCGTTCGGCGACCTCCTCGAACATCGCGACCATCCGATCCAGCTCCTCGCCCTCGTCCGGGATCACGAGGAGCGGGAAGAACGAGAACGTCACCGGCCGGATGGCGTCGACCCCCGTGAGGTCGACCCGCTGGTACGGTCCGGCGGCTCGCACGCGCGCGACCGCCTCGCGGAGCTTCGCGCCCAGGTCGTCGGGCCGCGCTCGATTCGGATCGCGGACGATGCGCGGATGCGGGTTCTCGACGTAGACGACGCGCGGATCGAGCTCGGCCCAGCGCCGCACGATCGCGCTGGTCGACACGTCGGAGAAGTCGTACTGGAGCCGGTGCGTGAACTGGGGCGCCAGGAACGCGGCGAGCTCCTCGGGAATCGCCGCGCCCGAGTGCGGGCAGCTGACGAGGAGGTCGGCGTCGGCGATCGCCTCGTCGAGGGTCCGCCCGTCGCGATCGGCGTAGAAGATCAGCTCGTCCGGGGTGAAGACCCTGCCGGACGGGATGAGCACCGGCACGGAATCGTCCATGCGCCCGAGGCTAACGACGGCCCCGACCGCCTCGCGGGACCTTCGTCACGGTGCCGTCGACCGGCACGCGGGCTTGCGTGCCCGGGCGGCGCGGTCAAGGGGCTTGGGGGCGGATGCCTCGCGGCGTAGCCTCGCGAACGAGTGGCCCGTCCGGGCCGCCGTCCGAGATGCGAGGGGGAACCGCATGGTCGCCGTGCACGACCGCGTCAGCTGGGCGACGTCGCAGGGACGCACCCGAGGCCGCGTCGTCGAGCGCCGTACCGCCGACTTCACGTTCGACGGCCAGCGATTCACCGCATCAGACGACGACCCCGCCTTCATCGTCGAGAGCGAGAAGACCGGCGCGCGAGCCGCGCACACGGGGTCGGCGCTCCGAGTGCTGAAGAAGTAGGAGGAACCGCGTATGCCGAAGACCGAGACCGACCGAGACGCCCGACGTGCCGCGAAGCGCGCCGTGAAGGACGCCGAGCGCGCGGGCAAGGAGACCCGCAAGCTCGCCTCCTCGCTGCCCGAACCCGCCCGAACGAAGGTGAAGGCCGCCGCGAAGGCC from Agromyces aurantiacus includes these protein-coding regions:
- a CDS encoding anaerobic C4-dicarboxylate transporter family protein, which gives rise to MDVLVFVLEALVVVGAIIMGTRAGGVGVGLWGGLGTFVLVFVFQEAPGSPPAAAMAIILAVVTAAALMQAAGGIDWMVAVAARVIQRHPKQITLIAPLTAFAFSVGAGTSNIIYPLLPVIYDVSYKNGIRPSRPLSLTVVQSGSALAASPVSAAMAAMVTLTDTEPYNLGLTQILAITIPACVIGIVVTALVVNRLGKNLEDDPVVQAKIAAGELADWRVAEQTTTTVDAASTGEAGAVEANDGSDTTAGSATNAGGTATAPPVLTYTKRGRNSALTFFAGVVAIVLLGLFPGLRPSFPVEGGDPVPIDMTTTIVMVMFVVGVLILFIGRPDVKIVPDMSVFKAGMISAIALFGIAWLTATFIAAHEEVIVDTIGSWVNNYVFLFAVAVFLVAALTTSQSTATRTIVPIGLAAGLAPGVVTGMWAGALGGVYTLPANGTQIAAANFDLSGSTKLGTKLFDHSFFVPMLVLSVVTIVVGALIGALLFR
- a CDS encoding pyridoxal phosphate-dependent decarboxylase family protein, with the translated sequence MHEVSDETTELVDLVLDYSRRRILATDTPLDKPIPEFELDRLAGRSIDEHGIGAERALAKFEHVLAPSCITTDHPQYLSFIPTAPTKAAIAFDLVVSASALYGGSWLEGAGAVYAENEVLAWLAKEFGLPATAGGVFVQGGTLGNLSALVAAREHARLEVTLAGGEMPTRWKVVCSGEAHSSIASAARVMDVDVVAVAAGDDGMLRGDAVRAALEEHGASVFAVVATAGSTNFGIVDDLASIAALKDEFEFWLHVDGAYGLAGMLSPLARDRFAGVERADSVIVDPHKWLFAPFDACALIYRDPEAGRRAHTQHAEYLDTLTETSEWSPSDYAAHLTRRARGLPLWFSLATHGAATYREAVTASIRLAHDIAREIERRDGFRLVRAPQLSVVVFERDGWTKADYDAWSARLLDEQHAFVTPSSHAGRPNTRFAIVNPATTFEQLVAILDTMA
- a CDS encoding N-formylglutamate amidohydrolase; the protein is MDDSVPVLIPSGRVFTPDELIFYADRDGRTLDEAIADADLLVSCPHSGAAIPEELAAFLAPQFTHRLQYDFSDVSTSAIVRRWAELDPRVVYVENPHPRIVRDPNRARPDDLGAKLREAVARVRAAGPYQRVDLTGVDAIRPVTFSFFPLLVIPDEGEELDRMVAMFEEVAERGLGVYERTRDELRERFVAAKFAASRADGRPRRFTTLSFHDTMNHTTTRDGAVRVERDPKDRLPAIVALSNRGDHDGEPRDVDPPDPVTMRPDLVRELAAAHRLGFAAGSADDVQLNQPYLGSQEIIASGARFRELAGDADAAGVTLSAVQAEFLREFLLGERNAAVLARPGTGWVEPDPDHVDRIARACMASWDVFRESA
- a CDS encoding DUF2945 domain-containing protein, producing the protein MVAVHDRVSWATSQGRTRGRVVERRTADFTFDGQRFTASDDDPAFIVESEKTGARAAHTGSALRVLKK